The following DNA comes from Enterobacter sp. SA187.
GTTTCATAATTCTTCCCGATTGCATGTAAAACACTATGGTAGCGTCTGCGGCAGTGCGCGACCAGCTTCTTCACGCGCCGGGGCGGGTAGCCAGGCCTCGGTAAAATCAAACCAGCCGCGGGTGTTCAGGCGGATCCCCTGCACGCCAGGCGGGGCGCTGATCTGATACTGATAGTTAAACAGCGGCGTCAGCACCGCCTCGTCCATTAATCCGCTGAATACATCCTGCAAATCCGCGCAGCGCGCCTGTTCATTCGGCTGACGCTGCACCGCATCCAGCGTGGCCTGGAGATGGGCAAAGCGAGAGGCGGGTAACAGATTGGGCCACAGCGGATCGCAGCGTAACCATTGCTCCAGAGTATATTCCGGCGCTTCGCCGATCAGCCTGTCGCCCATCATCAGGTCAGCAGTTGCAAGCCCGCTACAGTTATCCCAGTTCTTCGCATCATGAAAAATTACCGTCAGTTCACAGCCCAGCCCGGCAAGATAGCGCTTAAGCTCCTCCGCCATGGTGTGCAGTTCCACCGGCAGGTGATACAGCAGCGTCAGTTTTTCCGGCAGCGCCACCTTTTCCTCCGCCCAGTGCGGCATCGCCCAGCCGGGCAGTAATTCCCGGCTGGGGGTGATCAGGTTTTCATCCAGCGGCAGGGTCTGTAGCAGGCCGCTCTGATGGACGATCTGCACCAGTCGCCGCGCCTGTGCCTGGCTCAGTCTTTCACTGATACGCCGGGCGAGATAACAAAACCCGAGGCTGATGCCGCTGCTGACCTGCCGCAGGTGGATCAGTTCATCCGGCTTGCCGATGGTGATCTGCACCGGATGGCGACAACTACTGCCCAGATCCTGCTCGAACAGTTGCGGGGTGATCCAGTATTCCACCGCCTTTAGCAGCGGATGGCTGAGGTGATAATGCTCATGGCTTTCCAGGCGCACCAGTTCCGGGCTGAAGGAGGCCAGCCGGAAAGGACCGGTGCCCACCAGCGGATGCTGCGGATGGGCCAGACGGCTGCCGTAGCTTGCCAGACGGTGCGCCAGCCAGTGATCCGGCTGATGCAGCGTGAACAGCAGACAGTGCGGGTGCGGCACCGCGATCTCCGCCACGCTGTTAAACAGCCTGCGCAGATCGGGCAGCGTCAGCAGATGCTGCAAACGCATCTGCAATTGTTGGGCGTTCACCGCATCGCCATTATGCCAGTGCAGGGTGGTGCGCAGATGAAAACGCCAGCTCAGGCCATCGGCCGACACCTCCCAGTGGTGCGCCAGGTCGCTCTGCGGCAAAGGGTTATCGGTAATAAAGCGCGTCAGGCCGGAAAAGATCTGCCCGGCCAGATGCTGCTCGGCGCGCCCCGGCAGAAAGCCCGGATGCAGCGGCTCCAGAGGGCGATAATAGGGAATGCGCAGAGTAGGTGAGTCGTTTTGCCACAGGCCGCCCAGAAAAGGATGCAGCAGATTGCGCAGCGCCTCCGGCGGCAGTTGCGCCAGCGCCAGCGCGCTGTGCTGCTGTCCCTCATTCAGGGCCTGCTCCAGCAGCGCATTGCGCAGCGATCCTGGCGTGACGTGAAAATGCAGCACGCCACGTTTTCCACGCCCCGACTGCGCCTGCCAGCTCAGCCAGCCGGACGCCTCCATTTGACGTAACAGGGTACGCATATGGCGGTCGCTGCAAAAACAGCGCTCTGCCAGCCCCGCCACGCTGGCGTGCTGCGGTTCGCCATCGGAAAACTGCCACAGGCGCTGATACTGATTAAGTCGATTTAACTGGCGCATAAACCCGGAACAAATATCCTGAAGTATTCACTATTACTTCCGTATATCTCAGGCAATACTGGTACACAAGTTTCCGCATCACAAAACCGGGATAATTATGGCGCGACTGGCTGCATTTGATATGGACGGCACCTTACTGATGCCTGACCACCGTTTAGGCGAGCAAACGCTGGATACCCTGCGTCGTCTGCGCGACCGGGATATTACGCTGGCGTTCGCTACCGGCCGTCATGCGCTGGAAATGCGTCATTTGCTGGGGATGATTACGCTGGAGGCGTATCTGATCACCGGTAACGGCACGCGCATTCACTCGCTGGAGGGGGAGCTGCTGCACCGTCAGGATCTCAGCCCGGACGTCGCCGAACAGGTGATCCACCGTCAGTGGGATACCCAGGCGAGTCTGCACGTGTTTAACGACAGCGGCTGGCTGACCGGAGAAGAGATGCCTCTGCTGCTCGATTTCCATATTTACAGCGGCTTTAAATACCGGGTGGTGGATCTCAAAGCGCTCAGCCCGCACGAAGTGACCAAAATCTGTTTCTGCGGCGATCATGAGGATCTGGAGCGTCTGCGCATTCAGCTGCACGAGGCATTAGGCGATCGCGCGCATATCTGTTTCTCGGCCTTTGATTGTCTTGAGGTGCTGCCTGTGGGCTGTAATAAAGGCGCGGCGCTGGCGATCTTAAGCGATCGGCTGGGGATCGCCATGCAGGACTGCATGGCATTTGGCGACGCGATGAATGACCACGAAATGCTCGCCGCCGTCGGACGCGGCATGATTATGGGCAACGCCATGCCGCAATTGCGCGCGGCGCTGCCCCATTTACCGGTGATCGGACACTGTCAGAATCAGGCGGTGTCGCACTATTTAACGCATTGGCTGACCACACCACATCTTCCTTATTCCCCCGAATAATGAGCATTGTCAGCAAGCCGGGTCCGTTTAAACCCGGCTTTTTTTACGCCAGTAAACGGGCGATTTCCGCTTTCCACGGCGTCACATCGCCGATATTCGCCTGCACCCATTCCGCATTGTAATAGGTGTCGAGATAGCGCTCGCCGCTGTCGCACAGCAGGGTGACGATAGAACCGGTCTGGCCTGCGTCGCGCATTCTGGCCGCCAGCGTCAGCGCGCCCCACATATTGGTGCCGGTGGACGCACCCACTTTGCGGCCTAACTGCGTTTCCAGCCACTGCGCGGTGGCGACGCTGGCGGCATCCGGCACGCGCAGCATCTCATCCACCACATCCGGCACAAACGACGGCTCGACGCGCGGGCGGCCAATACCTTCGATTTTACTGCCCACCGGGCTGCGCAAAGTGCTATCGCGGGTTTGCCAGTAATCCATAAACACCGAGTTTTGCGGATCCACCACCATCAGTTGAGTATCGTAGCCCTGGCAGCGCAGGTAGCGGCCAATGGTCGCGGAGGTGCCGCCCGTACCGGCGCTCATCACGATCCACGTTGGCTCCGGGTGCGGTTCGCTCTGCATCTGGCGGAAGATGCTGTCGGCGATATTGTTATTGCCGCGCCAGTCGGTGGCGCGTTCGGCATAGGTAAACTGATCCATATAATGGCCGTGCAGCTCCCGCGCCAGCATCTCGGAAGCGGCGTAGATCTCGCAGGCTCTCTCCACGAAGTGACAACGCCCGCCGTAGAATTCAATCTGCTCGATTTTGCGCTTCGCCGTACAGGACGGCATTACGGCGATAAACGGCAGGCCCAGCAGACGGGCAAAGTAGGCTTCCGACACCGCCGTTGAGCCGGAGGATGACTCAATAATCGGCGTGCCTTCTTTGATCCAGCCGTTGCACAGACCGTATAAAAACAGGGATCGCGCCAGGCGATGCTTCAGGCTGCCGGTCGGGTGGGTGCTTTCATCTTTCAAATAGAGCTGAATACCCGGAAAACCCGGCAGCGCCAGACGGATAAGGTGAGTATCCGCCGAGCGTTGATAATCGGCATTGATTTCACTGATAGCATGTTTAACCCAGGTGTTTTTCATGGCGCGGATCCGTTTGTCATTTTGTGCCCAGCTTAGCGGAAAGCACGGAAAAAATTGTTGCTTTATGACCTTTGAAATAGACTTTAAGGAGAAAGAAATTCTCCCGGAGGGGGCAATGCTAGATAAAATTGACAGAAAGCTGCTTTCATTACTGCAAAGCGACTGCACCCTCTCTTTGCAGGCGCTCGCGGATGCCGTTAATCTGACAACCACTCCCTGCTGGAAACGGCTGAAACGGCTGGAAGACGACGGCGTGATCAAAGAACGGGTCGCGCTGCTGGATGCGGAAAAGCTCGGCCTCGGGCTTACGGCCTTTGTGCTGATCAAAACCCAGCATCACAGCCGCGACTGGTACTGCCGCTTTGTCTCTGAGGTCAATGCGCTGCCCGAAGTGTTAGGTTTCTGGCGCATGGCCGGCGAATACGACTACCTTTTACGGGTGCAGGTCGCCGACATGAAGCGCTATGATGATTTCTATAAACGGCTGGTGAACAGCGTACCTGGGTTGTCCGATGTGACCTCCAGTTTCGCCATGGAACAGATAAAGTTCACCACTGCGTTACCCATTGAATAACTCTCCCGGCCCGAAGCACCACCGCCGGAAAATCACGTTCAGGAAATGACCGCGTGCGATTATTTGCTCAATTAAGCTGGTACTTTCGCCGGGAATGGCGACGCTATCTCGGTGCTGTAGCCCTGCTTATCTTTATTGCCATCCTGCAGCTTATCCCGCCGAAAGTGGTGGGCTATGTGGTGGATGGCGTGACGCAACAACATTACACCACCAGCCGGGTGCTGATGTGGATCGGCCTGCTGGTGGGGGTGGCGATTGTCACCTACCTGCTGCGCTACGTCTGGCGCGTGCTGCTTTTCGGCGCCTCCTACCAGCTCGCCGTTGAACTGCGTGAGGATTTTTACCGCCAGCTCAGCCGCCAGCATCCGGAGTTTTACCTGCGCCATCGCACCGGCGATTTAATGGCGCGCGCCACTAACGATGTCGATCGCGTGGTGTTCGCCGCCGGGGAAGGGGTGCTGACGCTGGTGGATTCGCTGGTGATGGGCTGCGTGGTGCTGGTGGTGATGTCGACGCAAATCAGCTGGCAGCTCACCCTGCTGGCACTGCTGCCCATGCCGATCATGGCCATTGTCATCAAGCGCTACGGCGACCAACTGCACGAGCGCTTTAAGCTGGCGCAGGCGGCGTTCTCCTCGCTCAACGACCGTACCCAGGAGAGCATGACCAGCATCCGCATGATCAAGGCTTTTGGCCTGGAAGATCGCCAGTCGGCGCTGTTCGCCGCCGATGCCGCCGACACCGGGCGCAAAAATATGAAGGTCGCCCGCGTGGATGCGCGTTTTGATCCGACAATTTATATCGCCATCGGCATGGCGAATCTGCTGGCCATTGGCGGCGGCAGCTGGATGGTGGTCAACGGCTCGTTAACCCTCGGGCAACTGACCAGCTTTATCATGTATCTGGGACTGATGATCTGGCCGATGCTGGCGCTGGCGTGGATGTTTAACATCGTCGAGCGCGGCAGCGCCGCCTATACCCGCATCCGCGATATGCTGGCGGAGGCGCCGGTGGTCAATGACGGCAGCGAATCCCTGCCGGACGGACGCGGCGAGCTGGCGGTGACCATTCGCGAATTCCGCTATCCGCAAACCGACAGCGCCACGCTGAACGGCGTCAATTTCACGCTTAATCCCGGACAAATGCTCGGCATCTGCGGCCCGACCGGCGCCGGGAAAAGTACCCTGCTGTCGCTGATCCAGCGCCATTTCGATGTCGATCAGGGTGAGATCGCCTATCACGGTATTCCGCTGCCGCGCCTGAAGCTCGACGCCTGGCGCAGTCGTCTGGCGGTGGTGAACCAGACGCCGTTTTTATTCTCCGATACCGTGGCGAATAATATCGCCCTCGGCAAGCCTGGGGCCACGCAGCAGGAGATCGAGCACGCGGCGCGTCTGGCCAGCGTCCATGAAGACATTCTGCGCCTGCCGCAGGGCTATGAAACCGAAGTGGGCGAGCGCGGCGTGATGCTATCCGGCGGACAGAAACAGCGCATTTCTATTGCCCGCGCGCTGTTGCTCAATGCCGAGATCCTTATCCTCGACGATGCGCTCTCCGCCGTGGACGGTCGTACCGAACACGAGATCCTGCACAACCTGCGGCAGTGGGGAGAAGGGCGCACGGTGATCATCAGCGCTCACCGCCTGTCGGCCCTTACCGAAGCCAGTGAAATTCTGGTGATGCAGCACGGACATGTTGCTCAGCGCGGTCATCACGACCAGCTGTCGCAGCAGCCCGGCTGGTATCGCGACATGTATCGCTATCAGCAACTGGAAGCGGCGCTGGATGACGCGCCGGAAGAAAAAGAGGATCCTGCCAATGCGTAGTTTTGGGCAACTGTGGCCTACGCTCAAACGGCTGCTAGTGTATGGCAAACCCTGGCGTAAACCCCTGACCCGCGCCGTTGTTATGCTGTGGGTGGCGGCGATTGCCGAAGTCTCCGGCCCGGCGCTGATCAGCTATTTTATCGATAACATGGTCGCCAAAAGTTACCTGCCGTGGGGGCTGCTGGCGGGCATGGCGGCCGCCTATATCGGCCTGCAACTGCTGGCGGCGGGACTGCACTATGCGCAGTCGCTGCTGTTTAACGAGGCGGCGGTGGGCGTGGTGCAGCAACTGCGTACCGACGTGATGGACGCGGCGCTCCGTCAACCGCTGAGCGCCTTCGATACCCAACCGGTGGGGCAGTTGATCTCCCGGGTGACCAACGATACCGAAGTGATCCGCGATCTCTACGTCACTGTGGTGGCAACCGTGCTTCGCAGCGCGGCGCTGATCGGCGCGATGCTGGTGGCGATGTTCACCCTCGACTGGCGTATGGCGCTGGTGGCGGTGACCATTTTCCCGGCGGTGCTGGTGGTGATGGCGCTGTATCAGCGCTACAGCACGCCTATTGTCCGTCGTCTGCGCAGCTATCTCGCCGACATCAACGACGGCTTTAACGAAGTGATCAACGGCATGGGCGTCATCCAGCAGTTCCGCCAGCAGGCGCGCTTTGGCGAGCGGATGGGGGAAGCCAGCCGCTCGCACTACACGGCACGTATGCAGACGCTGCGCCTCGACGGCTTTTTGCTGCGCCCACTGCTGAGCCTGTTTTCGGCGCTGGTGCTCTGCGGCCTGTTAATGCTGTTTGGCTTTACCGCCGTCGGCACCATTCAGGTG
Coding sequences within:
- a CDS encoding PLP-dependent cysteine synthase family protein, with the protein product MKNTWVKHAISEINADYQRSADTHLIRLALPGFPGIQLYLKDESTHPTGSLKHRLARSLFLYGLCNGWIKEGTPIIESSSGSTAVSEAYFARLLGLPFIAVMPSCTAKRKIEQIEFYGGRCHFVERACEIYAASEMLARELHGHYMDQFTYAERATDWRGNNNIADSIFRQMQSEPHPEPTWIVMSAGTGGTSATIGRYLRCQGYDTQLMVVDPQNSVFMDYWQTRDSTLRSPVGSKIEGIGRPRVEPSFVPDVVDEMLRVPDAASVATAQWLETQLGRKVGASTGTNMWGALTLAARMRDAGQTGSIVTLLCDSGERYLDTYYNAEWVQANIGDVTPWKAEIARLLA
- a CDS encoding Lrp/AsnC family transcriptional regulator; translated protein: MLDKIDRKLLSLLQSDCTLSLQALADAVNLTTTPCWKRLKRLEDDGVIKERVALLDAEKLGLGLTAFVLIKTQHHSRDWYCRFVSEVNALPEVLGFWRMAGEYDYLLRVQVADMKRYDDFYKRLVNSVPGLSDVTSSFAMEQIKFTTALPIE
- a CDS encoding SmdA family multidrug ABC transporter permease/ATP-binding protein, whose protein sequence is MRLFAQLSWYFRREWRRYLGAVALLIFIAILQLIPPKVVGYVVDGVTQQHYTTSRVLMWIGLLVGVAIVTYLLRYVWRVLLFGASYQLAVELREDFYRQLSRQHPEFYLRHRTGDLMARATNDVDRVVFAAGEGVLTLVDSLVMGCVVLVVMSTQISWQLTLLALLPMPIMAIVIKRYGDQLHERFKLAQAAFSSLNDRTQESMTSIRMIKAFGLEDRQSALFAADAADTGRKNMKVARVDARFDPTIYIAIGMANLLAIGGGSWMVVNGSLTLGQLTSFIMYLGLMIWPMLALAWMFNIVERGSAAYTRIRDMLAEAPVVNDGSESLPDGRGELAVTIREFRYPQTDSATLNGVNFTLNPGQMLGICGPTGAGKSTLLSLIQRHFDVDQGEIAYHGIPLPRLKLDAWRSRLAVVNQTPFLFSDTVANNIALGKPGATQQEIEHAARLASVHEDILRLPQGYETEVGERGVMLSGGQKQRISIARALLLNAEILILDDALSAVDGRTEHEILHNLRQWGEGRTVIISAHRLSALTEASEILVMQHGHVAQRGHHDQLSQQPGWYRDMYRYQQLEAALDDAPEEKEDPANA
- a CDS encoding SgrR family transcriptional regulator, which translates into the protein MRQLNRLNQYQRLWQFSDGEPQHASVAGLAERCFCSDRHMRTLLRQMEASGWLSWQAQSGRGKRGVLHFHVTPGSLRNALLEQALNEGQQHSALALAQLPPEALRNLLHPFLGGLWQNDSPTLRIPYYRPLEPLHPGFLPGRAEQHLAGQIFSGLTRFITDNPLPQSDLAHHWEVSADGLSWRFHLRTTLHWHNGDAVNAQQLQMRLQHLLTLPDLRRLFNSVAEIAVPHPHCLLFTLHQPDHWLAHRLASYGSRLAHPQHPLVGTGPFRLASFSPELVRLESHEHYHLSHPLLKAVEYWITPQLFEQDLGSSCRHPVQITIGKPDELIHLRQVSSGISLGFCYLARRISERLSQAQARRLVQIVHQSGLLQTLPLDENLITPSRELLPGWAMPHWAEEKVALPEKLTLLYHLPVELHTMAEELKRYLAGLGCELTVIFHDAKNWDNCSGLATADLMMGDRLIGEAPEYTLEQWLRCDPLWPNLLPASRFAHLQATLDAVQRQPNEQARCADLQDVFSGLMDEAVLTPLFNYQYQISAPPGVQGIRLNTRGWFDFTEAWLPAPAREEAGRALPQTLP
- the cof gene encoding HMP-PP phosphatase; translated protein: MARLAAFDMDGTLLMPDHRLGEQTLDTLRRLRDRDITLAFATGRHALEMRHLLGMITLEAYLITGNGTRIHSLEGELLHRQDLSPDVAEQVIHRQWDTQASLHVFNDSGWLTGEEMPLLLDFHIYSGFKYRVVDLKALSPHEVTKICFCGDHEDLERLRIQLHEALGDRAHICFSAFDCLEVLPVGCNKGAALAILSDRLGIAMQDCMAFGDAMNDHEMLAAVGRGMIMGNAMPQLRAALPHLPVIGHCQNQAVSHYLTHWLTTPHLPYSPE